The following coding sequences are from one Gimesia chilikensis window:
- a CDS encoding outer membrane protein assembly factor BamB family protein yields the protein MTRSISCVPILFCVMACLYNVPVLDAGDWPMWRYDAGHTASSPDALPDQLTPVWTRKFSPRKQVWDDPLNNDLMTYDKIFEPVVFGQRMFVGFNDADKLVALDTRTGETLWTYFTDGPVRFSPVATEDRVYLVSDDGHLYCLNSSDGTLIWKFRGAPAAQKTLGNQRVISAWPARGGPVLYDDQIYFAASIWPFMGTFIYALDAETGAVTWVNDSTSASYIKQPHSAPSFAGVAPQGTLVATEELLLVPGGRSVPAALDRKTGELKYFHLGGKGNGGSFVISGEKEFFVHTRYRGVRAYNLETGLPNLYVHNEPVLHDEQIYSASLKDKQPVLEAFNRQHKALWSLPVDGQGDLIRAGNRLYAVGEQTLSAIELPASPEAKPQVAWQHPITGSVARLLAADNRLFAVTQEGDIMAFAAPGEQSESNVADTKPETKPAVDPAATELAARILKQTETRTGYAVCVGGDNPDLLDAFLRLSPLQLVVLEPDAQRVTALRKRFDARGEYGTRISVHQGTPESFQAPQHIARVTIVSAPQVELLTSASLQQIYRSVRPYGGVIWIPAADEHFESLKNMIGQAQLPKAELTELADGLLIRRVGALPDSADWTHQYGDIANSVKSNDKRVKLPLGVLWFGGNSHDDVLPRHGHGPPEQVIGGRTFLEGMNSLSARDVYTGAVLWRREFDDLGTFGIYFNSTYADTPLSTQYNQKHIPGANARGTNYIATAEEVYLAIGPECHVLSAVDGQTQRIIKLPDPKKDWAFIAVDQDILLAGNGFAHYGKKVEEKAGKDGPAATDLSASRGLIAFDRRSGEKLWQVDAVHSFLHNGIVAGRNRLYCLDKLPASAEKKLSRRGMADPSQYRILCLDLQTGKELWSTKESIFGSWLGYSEKHDLLLQAGARASDRLSDEVGQGMIAYQADDGSILWQKKDQKYTGPLVLHNDLIITSANSYQVSGGAFHIRDGSPYTITNPITREKEPLKFSRTYGCNYVIASENLLTFRSGAAGFYDLANQSGTGNFGGFKSSCTSNLVVANGVLNAPDYTRTCSCSYQNQTSLALIHMPEIEIWTNSQLQDAAESTGVVKQAGINFGAPGDRRADTGTLWLDYPSVGGESPDLAVTIANKNYRTFRHHSLKINDSPSKPGLSWVAASGIEDPQKITIAIRQEDSAKQGEGIPVASVDDDAEENSKGNVSMNSSDLELTMDGGDPQVVAIRFTDIPLSRADELDAAYIQFTVDETGKKECQLKIQGELTVNSKPLMEAKHNLSSRKRTRAVVAWSPPAWTKVDAAGEAQRTPDLKPILDEIRQQPGWKPGNPISLIITGTGTRTARSYRGPTSGSARLVLKKKESPVENRAEDVAAKTNENARRYSVRLTFNEPNMKLKIGERKFDVFLQGERVLQDFDILAETGQPMRSLVKEIPGVVVADQLVLEFKSVRGSQAVPLISGVELISED from the coding sequence ATGACTCGTTCTATATCTTGCGTGCCGATCCTGTTCTGTGTGATGGCCTGTCTCTATAACGTCCCAGTTCTAGATGCAGGCGACTGGCCGATGTGGCGTTACGACGCCGGACATACTGCTTCCTCGCCTGATGCCCTGCCCGACCAGTTGACGCCTGTCTGGACCCGGAAATTCAGCCCCCGGAAACAGGTCTGGGATGATCCGTTGAACAATGACCTGATGACGTACGACAAAATCTTTGAACCGGTCGTCTTTGGCCAGCGGATGTTTGTCGGGTTTAACGACGCCGATAAACTCGTCGCTCTGGATACTCGGACCGGGGAGACGCTCTGGACGTACTTCACCGATGGTCCCGTTCGTTTTTCGCCGGTTGCGACGGAAGACCGGGTCTACCTGGTCAGTGATGACGGACACCTCTATTGCCTCAACAGCAGCGACGGAACTTTGATCTGGAAGTTTCGTGGCGCGCCAGCGGCGCAGAAGACATTGGGAAATCAGCGGGTGATTTCTGCCTGGCCTGCCCGTGGCGGTCCTGTTTTATACGACGATCAGATTTACTTCGCAGCCAGTATCTGGCCGTTTATGGGGACGTTCATTTATGCCCTGGATGCAGAGACTGGAGCGGTCACCTGGGTGAATGACTCGACCAGCGCCAGCTACATCAAACAGCCGCATAGCGCCCCTTCTTTTGCGGGTGTGGCGCCACAGGGCACGCTCGTGGCAACTGAAGAACTGCTATTGGTGCCCGGCGGTCGTTCTGTACCAGCAGCCCTGGATCGTAAGACCGGCGAGCTGAAATACTTTCACCTGGGAGGCAAAGGGAACGGCGGATCGTTCGTGATTTCAGGCGAGAAAGAATTCTTTGTGCATACCCGCTATCGGGGAGTTCGCGCTTACAATCTGGAAACCGGATTGCCCAACCTGTACGTGCACAATGAACCGGTACTCCACGACGAACAGATCTATTCCGCCAGTCTCAAAGATAAACAGCCGGTGCTGGAAGCCTTTAATCGCCAGCATAAGGCACTCTGGTCTCTCCCCGTCGATGGACAGGGAGATCTGATCCGAGCCGGAAATCGTCTCTACGCAGTGGGTGAGCAGACGCTTTCCGCTATCGAACTGCCGGCCAGTCCAGAAGCCAAACCGCAGGTTGCCTGGCAACACCCCATTACCGGAAGCGTCGCTCGTTTACTGGCTGCAGATAACAGGCTCTTCGCGGTCACTCAGGAGGGCGATATCATGGCGTTCGCCGCACCGGGAGAGCAGAGTGAGTCAAACGTCGCGGATACTAAACCTGAAACGAAACCAGCCGTCGATCCCGCTGCAACGGAACTAGCTGCCAGGATTCTGAAACAGACCGAAACCCGTACCGGGTATGCCGTTTGTGTGGGCGGAGATAATCCTGATTTACTGGACGCTTTCCTGCGACTCTCTCCATTACAACTGGTGGTACTGGAGCCTGATGCGCAGCGTGTCACTGCTCTCCGCAAACGTTTCGATGCTCGCGGGGAATATGGCACGCGTATCTCGGTTCACCAGGGAACTCCTGAAAGTTTCCAGGCACCACAGCACATTGCCCGGGTGACGATCGTCAGCGCTCCGCAGGTGGAATTGCTGACGAGTGCCTCCCTGCAGCAAATTTATCGTTCGGTTCGCCCGTATGGCGGTGTCATCTGGATTCCTGCAGCAGACGAGCATTTCGAGTCTCTCAAGAATATGATCGGTCAGGCGCAGCTTCCTAAAGCTGAGTTGACTGAACTGGCCGATGGTCTCCTCATTCGCCGAGTGGGGGCACTGCCTGACTCGGCCGACTGGACACACCAGTATGGGGATATCGCGAATAGTGTGAAATCGAATGACAAGCGAGTTAAACTGCCGTTAGGTGTCCTCTGGTTTGGCGGTAATTCGCACGACGATGTACTCCCGCGACACGGGCATGGCCCGCCTGAGCAGGTCATCGGCGGTCGCACATTCCTGGAAGGCATGAACAGCCTGAGTGCCCGCGACGTCTACACGGGGGCAGTACTCTGGAGACGTGAATTTGACGACCTGGGCACGTTTGGCATCTATTTCAATTCGACTTATGCCGACACACCATTGAGTACACAATACAACCAGAAACATATTCCCGGTGCGAACGCCCGCGGTACAAACTATATCGCCACAGCGGAAGAGGTCTATCTGGCCATTGGTCCGGAGTGCCATGTACTGAGTGCCGTTGATGGGCAGACGCAACGCATCATCAAACTGCCGGATCCTAAAAAAGACTGGGCCTTTATTGCTGTAGACCAGGATATCCTGCTGGCCGGAAATGGATTTGCTCATTACGGCAAAAAAGTTGAGGAGAAAGCAGGCAAGGATGGCCCCGCGGCAACTGACTTGTCGGCCAGTCGGGGGTTGATCGCCTTTGATCGTCGGTCGGGGGAAAAGCTCTGGCAGGTCGATGCCGTGCATTCATTCTTACACAACGGAATCGTTGCAGGACGGAATCGGTTGTACTGCCTCGACAAACTCCCAGCGAGTGCAGAGAAAAAACTGTCGCGGCGCGGCATGGCTGATCCTTCACAGTATCGCATTCTCTGCCTGGATCTGCAGACCGGGAAGGAACTCTGGTCGACGAAGGAAAGCATTTTTGGTTCCTGGCTGGGCTACTCTGAAAAACATGATCTGCTGTTGCAGGCCGGTGCCCGGGCCAGCGATCGCCTCAGTGACGAAGTGGGCCAGGGAATGATTGCCTACCAGGCCGATGACGGCTCCATCCTCTGGCAAAAGAAGGATCAGAAATATACCGGTCCGCTGGTGCTGCACAACGATCTGATTATCACTTCGGCTAATTCGTATCAGGTATCAGGGGGCGCCTTTCACATCAGGGACGGTAGTCCTTACACGATTACGAATCCAATTACCCGCGAAAAAGAGCCCCTGAAGTTTTCCCGTACCTATGGTTGCAATTATGTGATCGCCAGTGAGAATCTGCTGACGTTCCGATCTGGGGCTGCGGGATTTTATGATCTGGCCAACCAGAGTGGAACCGGAAATTTCGGCGGGTTCAAATCGAGTTGTACTTCGAACCTGGTTGTGGCGAACGGCGTGTTGAATGCACCCGACTACACGCGCACCTGCAGTTGCTCCTATCAGAACCAGACTTCCCTGGCGTTGATTCATATGCCTGAAATCGAAATCTGGACCAACAGTCAGTTACAGGACGCTGCGGAATCGACGGGAGTGGTGAAACAGGCGGGGATCAATTTCGGTGCCCCCGGAGATCGCAGGGCAGACACCGGTACTCTCTGGCTGGATTATCCCAGCGTGGGTGGGGAGTCTCCCGATTTAGCCGTCACCATCGCGAACAAAAACTATCGTACCTTCCGCCACCATTCACTTAAAATCAACGATTCGCCGTCGAAACCGGGATTGAGCTGGGTCGCTGCTTCCGGCATAGAAGATCCGCAGAAGATTACGATTGCCATCCGCCAGGAGGATTCGGCTAAACAAGGAGAAGGCATTCCGGTGGCCAGTGTAGACGATGACGCCGAGGAGAACTCCAAGGGGAACGTCAGCATGAACAGCAGCGATCTGGAGCTGACGATGGATGGCGGTGATCCCCAGGTCGTAGCGATTCGTTTCACCGATATCCCCCTGTCGCGCGCTGATGAACTGGATGCAGCCTATATTCAATTCACTGTCGATGAGACGGGTAAGAAAGAGTGCCAGCTGAAAATCCAGGGCGAGCTGACAGTTAATTCGAAACCGCTGATGGAAGCAAAACACAACCTCTCCAGCCGCAAACGGACGCGGGCTGTCGTTGCCTGGTCGCCTCCTGCCTGGACCAAGGTGGATGCTGCTGGAGAAGCACAACGGACACCCGATCTGAAACCCATTCTGGATGAAATTCGCCAGCAGCCCGGCTGGAAACCGGGCAATCCGATTTCATTGATCATCACCGGTACGGGCACACGCACGGCCCGCTCTTATCGGGGACCGACTTCCGGATCGGCGCGGCTGGTACTGAAAAAGAAAGAGTCACCGGTTGAGAACCGTGCTGAAGATGTCGCAGCGAAAACGAATGAAAATGCCAGACGCTATTCAGTTCGTCTGACCTTCAATGAACCGAACATGAAACTCAAAATCGGGGAACGAAAGTTTGATGTATTCCTGCAGGGAGAACGGGTGCTGCAGGACTTCGACATTCTGGCCGAGACTGGTCAGCCCATGCGGAGCCTGGTCAAGGAAATCCCCGGAGTGGTTGTAGCTGATCAGCTGGTGCTGGAATTCAAGTCTGTTCGTGGTTCTCAAGCAGTCCCCCTGATCTCGGGTGTTGAGCTGATCAGTGAG
- a CDS encoding DUF1549 and DUF1553 domain-containing protein, with the protein MLSASENQHNRGNQAGSLLLAALFLICQQSIIVATEKSAADSEPQRLAGQIDQFIREAHQRELVQIAPRASDAEFMRRVYLDLSGKIPPVAEVRQFLADTTPNKRSQLIERLLDSPGFVVHFTSLWREILIPEAGTDPFARQQVPEFEAWLRTQLRNDTSYAALAQAIIGAPFDQDAAQAETMEPTPRAFYVAKQLKPESLAASTSRAFLGVRIECAQCHDHPFDTWKQEQFWKFAAFFANFDQSQQNNLITGFSLREVTGKPAIKIPDTNRLVEASFLNGKEIDWEQNQRGPRERLSEWITSSQNPYFARASVNRIWSLFFGRGIVDPVDDFSATNPASHPELLDAMARAFQQHDYDLKYLIREITNSETYQLTSRQTDPSQSRAQWYGKMPTRGLTSEQIFANLVQATGFFRQTTETDPRLIAGGTNSPQAEIYELFQSEAENQLEPRATILQALALMNGTFITNATSLEESDVFTAIVDFPGQSVEQKIEAFYLSTLSRPPTSAEQNRLKSYITASEDQTDAYANLFWALLNSSEFLLNH; encoded by the coding sequence GTGTTAAGTGCCAGCGAAAATCAGCACAACCGAGGTAATCAGGCGGGCAGTCTGCTACTGGCAGCACTATTTCTGATCTGCCAGCAGTCGATCATTGTCGCCACGGAAAAGTCTGCAGCCGACAGTGAACCACAGCGGCTGGCCGGCCAGATCGATCAGTTCATCCGAGAAGCCCACCAACGTGAACTGGTTCAGATCGCCCCTCGTGCTTCAGATGCAGAATTCATGAGGCGGGTCTACCTGGATCTGTCCGGCAAAATTCCACCGGTAGCGGAAGTACGCCAGTTTCTGGCAGATACCACTCCCAATAAGCGGTCTCAGTTAATTGAACGCTTATTGGACAGTCCGGGGTTCGTGGTCCACTTCACCAGCCTCTGGCGGGAGATCCTGATCCCCGAAGCCGGCACAGATCCATTTGCACGACAACAGGTACCGGAATTCGAAGCCTGGCTGCGAACTCAACTGAGAAACGACACTTCCTACGCTGCCTTGGCTCAAGCCATCATAGGTGCGCCCTTTGATCAGGACGCAGCACAGGCAGAGACAATGGAACCCACTCCGCGGGCTTTCTATGTGGCTAAGCAGCTCAAACCAGAGAGTCTGGCTGCCAGTACTTCCCGTGCCTTTCTGGGAGTTCGGATTGAATGTGCCCAGTGTCATGATCATCCTTTTGATACCTGGAAGCAGGAGCAGTTCTGGAAGTTCGCGGCTTTCTTTGCCAATTTCGATCAGTCCCAACAGAATAATCTGATTACTGGATTCAGCTTGAGAGAAGTTACCGGCAAACCCGCGATCAAAATTCCCGATACAAATCGACTGGTCGAAGCCAGCTTTCTGAACGGAAAAGAGATCGACTGGGAGCAGAATCAGCGTGGGCCCCGGGAACGGCTATCGGAATGGATCACATCTTCACAGAACCCCTATTTTGCCAGGGCGTCGGTCAATCGAATCTGGAGTCTGTTCTTTGGTCGAGGCATCGTGGACCCGGTCGATGATTTTTCTGCGACCAACCCCGCTTCGCATCCGGAACTGCTGGATGCCATGGCACGTGCCTTCCAGCAACATGATTACGATCTGAAATATCTGATTCGCGAAATCACGAATTCTGAGACCTATCAACTCACCAGTCGCCAGACCGATCCCAGCCAGTCTCGTGCACAATGGTATGGAAAAATGCCGACACGGGGGCTGACCTCAGAACAGATCTTTGCCAATCTGGTCCAGGCAACGGGGTTCTTCCGTCAGACTACAGAAACGGATCCACGATTGATCGCGGGAGGCACGAATTCTCCCCAGGCGGAAATTTACGAACTGTTTCAATCGGAGGCCGAAAACCAGTTGGAACCCCGGGCTACGATCTTGCAGGCGCTGGCCCTGATGAACGGCACCTTTATTACCAATGCGACCAGTCTGGAAGAGTCCGATGTGTTTACCGCGATAGTGGATTTTCCGGGGCAGTCGGTCGAA